A single genomic interval of Cupriavidus necator harbors:
- a CDS encoding polyhydroxyalkanoate depolymerase: MALYALRELTLQSLGPLGAMIEAGYRAVNFWGESVAWLPGLREADAALELFTRLTKAYGKPSFEIDEVFVRGQRVAVTETALIEEPFCRLLHFRKDMSNPGPRVLLVAPLSGHYATLLRPTVEALLPGHDVYITDWADARLVPLDAGHFDLGCYVDYLKKFLRYLGAGTHIVAVCQPGVPVLCAVAQMAEDNEQVQPRSMTLIAAPIDTRVSPTAVDQFAQQYSLAWFEANVIERVPAGYPGNGRRVYPGFLQLAGFVSMNVAHHAGAHLDFYRHLVDGRQSEAARHRKFYDEYNAVLDVPAEYYLETIQKVFLEHHLCRGRMEVGQRRVYPEAIANVSLLTIEGSEDDITGRGQTEAAHALCAGLAADRKEHLVVDGVGHYGTFAGQRFRESILPAMTQFIQRCAD, translated from the coding sequence ATGGCGCTCTATGCTCTGCGGGAACTCACGCTGCAGTCCCTTGGCCCGCTCGGGGCGATGATCGAGGCAGGTTATCGTGCAGTCAATTTCTGGGGCGAGTCGGTCGCCTGGCTTCCGGGGCTGCGCGAGGCCGACGCCGCGCTTGAGTTGTTCACCCGGCTGACCAAGGCCTATGGCAAACCAAGCTTTGAGATCGACGAGGTCTTCGTGCGCGGCCAGCGGGTGGCCGTCACCGAGACCGCGCTCATCGAGGAGCCCTTCTGCCGGCTGCTGCATTTCAGGAAGGACATGTCCAATCCTGGCCCCCGGGTGTTGCTGGTGGCGCCGCTCTCCGGCCACTACGCCACCCTGCTGCGCCCGACGGTCGAGGCATTGCTGCCCGGGCATGATGTCTACATCACCGACTGGGCCGATGCGCGCCTGGTCCCGCTTGACGCCGGGCACTTCGATCTTGGCTGCTATGTCGATTACCTGAAAAAGTTCTTGCGATACCTCGGCGCCGGCACGCATATCGTGGCGGTTTGCCAGCCCGGGGTCCCGGTGCTTTGCGCGGTCGCCCAGATGGCCGAAGACAACGAGCAGGTGCAGCCCCGCTCCATGACCCTGATCGCCGCGCCGATCGACACCCGCGTCAGCCCGACGGCGGTCGACCAGTTCGCGCAGCAATATTCGCTGGCGTGGTTCGAGGCGAACGTCATCGAACGGGTGCCCGCCGGTTACCCGGGAAACGGGCGCCGGGTTTATCCGGGCTTCCTGCAGCTGGCAGGCTTTGTATCGATGAACGTCGCACACCATGCCGGTGCGCACCTCGACTTTTACCGCCACCTGGTCGATGGCAGGCAGAGCGAGGCAGCCAGGCACCGCAAGTTCTATGACGAGTACAACGCCGTGCTCGACGTGCCGGCCGAGTACTACCTGGAAACCATCCAGAAGGTTTTCCTGGAGCATCACCTGTGCCGCGGCCGCATGGAAGTCGGCCAGCGCCGTGTCTACCCCGAGGCCATTGCCAACGTTTCATTGCTGACCATCGAAGGCAGCGAGGATGACATCACCGGCCGCGGCCAGACCGAAGCGGCTCACGCGCTCTGCGCAGGTCTTGCCGCCGACCGGAAAGAACACTTGGTCGTCGACGGCGTGGGTCACTACGGCACCTTCGCCGGCCAGCGTTTCCGGGAATCCATCCTGCCCGCCATGACGCAGTTCATTCAACGGTGCGCCGACTGA